Proteins from a genomic interval of Prevotella sp. E13-27:
- a CDS encoding phosphoribosylaminoimidazolesuccinocarboxamide synthase — protein MKALTKTDFHFEGQKSVYHGKVRDVYNINDDLMVMVATDRISAFDVVLPKGIPFKGQVLNQIAAKFLDATTDICPNWKLATPDPMVTVGLKCEGFRVEMIIRSILTGSAWREYKNGCRELCGVKLPDGMKENERFPEPIITPTTKADEGHDMNISKEEIIAQGIVSAEDYAIMEDYTRKIFARGQEIAAKRGLILVDTKYEFGKRDGKVYLIDEIHTPDSSRYFYAEGYEEKLAKGEPQKQLSKEFVRQWLIEHNFMNEPGQVMPEITDEYAESVSDRYIELYENIVGERFDKATEEGDIAARIEKNVSEWLKTR, from the coding sequence GTGAAAGCTTTAACCAAGACCGACTTCCATTTCGAAGGACAGAAGAGCGTGTACCACGGAAAGGTGCGCGATGTGTACAACATTAACGACGACCTGATGGTGATGGTTGCCACTGACCGCATATCTGCGTTCGACGTGGTACTGCCAAAGGGCATCCCATTCAAAGGACAAGTGCTTAACCAGATAGCAGCAAAGTTCCTTGATGCTACTACCGACATCTGTCCGAACTGGAAACTGGCTACACCAGACCCAATGGTGACAGTAGGACTGAAGTGTGAGGGATTCCGTGTGGAGATGATTATCCGCTCAATCCTCACTGGCTCAGCATGGCGAGAGTATAAGAATGGATGCAGAGAGCTCTGCGGAGTGAAGCTGCCTGACGGAATGAAGGAGAACGAGCGCTTCCCAGAGCCCATCATCACTCCTACTACAAAGGCTGACGAAGGTCACGACATGAACATCTCTAAGGAAGAGATTATTGCACAGGGCATCGTTTCTGCTGAAGACTACGCCATCATGGAGGATTACACTCGCAAGATTTTCGCTCGTGGTCAGGAGATTGCTGCAAAGCGTGGACTCATTCTCGTTGACACGAAGTATGAGTTCGGAAAGCGCGATGGCAAGGTTTATCTCATCGACGAGATACACACTCCTGACAGCAGCCGTTACTTCTATGCTGAAGGCTATGAGGAAAAGTTGGCAAAAGGCGAGCCTCAGAAGCAGCTCTCAAAGGAGTTTGTACGCCAGTGGCTCATTGAGCACAACTTCATGAACGAGCCTGGACAGGTTATGCCAGAGATTACCGACGAATATGCTGAGAGCGTAAGCGACCGCTATATTGAGCTCTACGAGAACATCGTTGGCGAGCGCTTTGACAAGGCTACAGAAGAAGGCGACATTGCTGCCCGTATAGAGAAGAATGTCAGCGAGTGGCTAAAGACACGCTAA
- a CDS encoding PhoH family protein: MIEKHIVLEDIDPVVFYGVGNAHMQMVKALFPKLRIVARDNVIRVLGDEEQMAAFEESAEKMRQHVLKFNSLTEEDILDIIKGKRTHDEVPDGVVCYSTSGRPIKARTENQQKLIDAYNDNDMVFAVGPAGTGKTYLSIALAVRALKEKTAKKIILSRPAVEAGEKLGFLPGDMKDKIDPYLQPLYDALEDMIPQVKLQDMMEKHIIQIAPLAFMRGRTLSDAVVILDEAQNTTPAQLRMFLTRMGWNTKMIITGDTSQIDLPKTQKSGLIEALHILSTVEGIGVVNLNQKDIVRHKLVTRIVNAYEDYDKEREQQ, translated from the coding sequence TTGATAGAGAAACATATAGTTCTGGAAGATATAGACCCCGTTGTTTTCTACGGAGTAGGCAACGCACACATGCAGATGGTGAAGGCTCTTTTCCCAAAACTGCGCATAGTGGCACGAGACAATGTGATACGCGTGCTGGGCGATGAAGAGCAGATGGCAGCATTCGAGGAGAGCGCAGAGAAAATGCGTCAGCATGTACTGAAGTTCAACTCGCTAACAGAAGAAGATATACTCGACATAATAAAGGGTAAGAGAACCCACGACGAAGTGCCTGACGGAGTGGTGTGCTACTCTACATCGGGACGACCCATAAAGGCTCGCACGGAGAACCAGCAAAAGCTCATTGACGCCTACAACGACAATGACATGGTGTTTGCTGTGGGCCCTGCAGGAACAGGTAAAACATACCTATCTATTGCATTGGCTGTCAGAGCGTTAAAGGAGAAGACAGCAAAGAAAATAATACTCTCGCGACCTGCTGTTGAAGCTGGTGAGAAACTTGGTTTCCTGCCAGGCGACATGAAGGACAAGATAGACCCCTACCTGCAGCCTCTCTACGATGCGCTGGAGGACATGATACCACAGGTGAAGCTGCAAGACATGATGGAGAAACACATCATTCAGATTGCGCCTCTGGCATTCATGCGCGGACGAACACTTAGCGATGCCGTCGTGATTCTCGACGAAGCTCAGAACACTACTCCGGCACAGCTGAGAATGTTTCTCACACGTATGGGATGGAACACAAAGATGATCATCACAGGAGATACTTCACAGATTGACCTGCCAAAGACTCAGAAGAGCGGACTCATAGAAGCCCTCCACATACTGAGCACGGTAGAAGGAATAGGCGTGGTGAACCTGAACCAGAAGGATATTGTGAGACATAAACTCGTGACACGAATAGTCAACGCCTACGAGGACTATGACAAGGAAAGAGAACAACAGTAA